A single Vigna radiata var. radiata cultivar VC1973A chromosome 8, Vradiata_ver6, whole genome shotgun sequence DNA region contains:
- the LOC106772085 gene encoding protein CLP1 homolog, translated as MAYGGAGPVGGSGSASTIKQVKLERESELRIEVGNDAPLRLRLLNGTAEIFGTELPPEIWLNFPPRLKFAVFTWFGATIEMDGATETDYTADETPMVSYVNVHAILDGRRSRAKASSPDDFESSQGPRVIVVGPTDSGKSTLSRMFLSWAAKQGWKPTFVDLDIGQGSITIPGCIAATPIEMPIDPVEGIPLEMPLVYFYGHATPSNNVELYKVLVKELSGMIERQFTGNAESRASGMVINTMGWIEGVGYDLLLHAIRTFKANVVLVLGQEKLCSMLKDVLKSEPKVDVVKLQRSGGVVSRNAKVRQKARSYRIREYFYGLSNDLSPHSNIANFSDLFVYRVGGGPQAPRSALPIGAEPAADPTRVVPVNINRDLLHLVLAVSFAKEPDEIISSNVAGFIYVTDIDIQRKKITYLAPSSGELPSKYLIMGSLTCLYKHSLSNPLSNLRFYFLLHSSPMEMDSLPNGNNATGTPIAATPNPAPPPPSNLPQLTESLKLEHQFLRVPFEHYKKTLRANHRAVEKEMSAVISGVNEAADLSPDDAVNHLNSLVSRLQGLKRKLEEGSRAEHLQAQKCRARLDHLESADAENMPEWNNTRLKRILVDYMLRMSYYDTAVKLAESSNLQDLVDIDVFQEAKKVIDALQNRDVAPGLAWCADNKSRLKKSKSKLEFQLRLQEFIELVRAENNLRAITYARKYLAPWGATHMKELQRVLATLAFKKDTECATYKVLFEDKQWDFLVDQFKQEFCKLYGMTLEPLLNIYLQAGLSALKTPYCYEDDCTKEDPLSQEAFRTLALPLPYSKQHHSKLVCYITKELMDTENPPQVLPNGYVYSTKALEEMAKKNNGRIICPRTGLVCSDTDLVKAYIS; from the exons GTGTTTACTTGGTTTGGTGCGACCATTGAAATGGACGGAGCTACTGAAACTGATTATACTGCCGATGAG ACTCCCATGGTAAGCTATGTAAATGTGCATGCCATACTGGATGGAAGAAGAAGTCGTGCCAAAGCTTCATCACCTGATGATTTTGAATCTTCTCAG gGTCCTAGGGTCATTGTTGTAGGGCCTACTGATTCTGGAAAGAGTACCTTGTCCAGGATGTTTCTTAGTTGGGCGGCTAAACAAGGATGGAAACCTACCTTTGTTGACTTGGATATTGGCCAAGGCTCTATAACAATTCCTGGATGCATTGCTGCCACTCCAATTGAAATGCCCATTGATCCTGTGGAAGGTATTCCACTTGAAATGCCTCTTGTATACTTTTACGGGCATGCAACTCCAAG CAACAACGTAGAATTGTATAAAGTGCTTGTCAAGGAGCTTTCAGGGATGATTGAGAGACAATTTACTGGAAATGCTGAATCTCGAGCTTCAGGCATGGTGATAAATACTATGGGATGGATAGAAGGAGTAGGCTATGAT TTGCTCTTGCATGCAATTCGTACATTCAAGGCCAATGTTGTCTTGGTTTTAGGTCAG GAAAAATTGTGCAGCATGCTCAAAGATGTGCTTAAGAGTGAGCCCAAAGTAGATGTTGTGAAACTTCAGAGGTCAGGTGGAGTTGTATCTAGGAATGCAAAAGTCAGGCAGAAGGCCAGAAGTTATAGGATAAGG GAGTACTTCTATGGCCTTTCAAATGATCTTTCTCCACATTCTAATATTGCAAATTTTAGTGATTTGTTTGTTTATCGAGTTGGTGGTGGGCCACAGGCCCCACGATCAGCCTTGCCAATTGGAGCGGAACCTGCTGCAGATCCAACAAGAGTTGTACCTGTAAACATAAATCGTGATTTGCTCCATCTTGTCCTTGCTGTCTCATTTGCCAAGGAACCTGATGAGATCATTTCCAG CAATGTTGCCGGGTTCATTTATGTAACAGACATTGATATTCAGAG AAAGAAGATAACATACCTTGCTCCGTCTTCTGGAGAGCTTCCAAGCAAGTATTTGATAATGGGATCCTTGACATG CTTATAt AAGCATAGTTTATCCAATCCACTTAGCAATCTGAGAttctattttcttctccatTCTTCCCCGATGGAAATGGATTCCCTTCCCAACGGCAACAACGCCACCGGAACTCCGATCGCCGCCACCCCCAACCCGGCGCCGCCTCCGCCGTCGAACCTTCCCCAACTGACAGAGTCTCTGAAGCTGGAACACCAGTTCCTCAGGGTTCCTTTCGAGCACTACAAAAAAACCCTCCGTGCCAACCACCGCGCCGTCGAGAAGGAGATGTCCGCCGTCATATCCGGCGTCAACGAAGCCGCTGACCTCTCCCCAGATGATGCCGTCAACCATCTTAACTCCCTTGTCTCCCGCTTGCAAGGGCTCAAGAGAAAG ttGGAGGAGGGAAGTCGGGCAGAGCATTTACAAGCTCAAAAGTGTCGAGCACGTCTCGATCACTTAGAATCTGCCGATGCAGAAAACATGCCAGAATGGAATAACACTCGCTTGAAGCGGATTCTTGTTGATTATATGTTGAGGATGTCATACTATGACACTGCAGTGAAACTTGCAGAAAGCAGCAACTTGCAG GATCTTGTTGATATTGATGTATTCCAAGAAGCAAAAAAGGTTATTGATGCTTTGCAAAATAGGGATGTTGCACCTGGCCTAGCATGGTGTGCTGATAATAAATCAAGGCTGAAGAAGTCTAAG AGCAAATTGGAGTTCCAGTTGAGACTTCAAGAGTTCATAGAATTAGTAAGAGCTGAGAACAATTTGAGAGCTATCACGTATGCTAGGAAATATCTTGCGCCATGGGGAGCCACCCACATGAAAGAATTGCAGCGAGTCCTTGCAACACTAGCTTTTAAAAAGGATACTGAATGTGCCACATACAAG gttttatttgaagataagCAATGGGATTTTCTAGTGGACCAATTCAAACAGGAGTTCTGCAAGTTATATGGCATGACATTAGAACCCTTGCTCAATATCTATCTGCAAGCTGGGCTTTCCGCTCTCAAGACACC ATATTGTTACGAGGATGATTGCACAAAAGAAGATCCGCTATCACAGGAAGCTTTCCGCACATTAGCCCTGCCATTGCCGTACTCAAAGCAGCATCACTCTAAGCTTGTTTGCTATATAACAAAGGAGTTAATGGACACTGAGAACCCACCGCAAGTCTTGCCCAATGGATATGTTTATAGCACTAAG GCTCTTGAAGAGATGGCAAAGAAGAATAATGGTAGAATCATCTGCCCGAGGACGGGTTTAGTTTGCAGCGATACAGATCTGGTAAAGgcatatatttcataa